One Littorina saxatilis isolate snail1 linkage group LG12, US_GU_Lsax_2.0, whole genome shotgun sequence genomic region harbors:
- the LOC138982558 gene encoding polyadenylate-binding protein-interacting protein 2-like yields MNMRTPPSLLDDDHHDGQPPDPAAQDVDFSEYVWMGEELEEFDRQVEEELWEQAFIEACFEDMLAEEELHWYFSQLPFSHSHIAGSSFDISSPPSIHHAMDCKKDEAMNPSRLNPDAPEFVPNAPGKSVK; encoded by the exons ATGAATATGCGCACACCTCCTTCTTTACTGGACGATGATCACCATGACGGACAACCTCCTGACCCTGCAGCACAGGACGTAGATTTCTCGGAGTATGTGTGGATGGGCGAAGAACTGGAAGAGTTTGATAGACAG GTGGAAGAGGAACTCTGGGAACAGGCCTTCATAGAGGCATGTTTTGAGGACATGCTAGCAGAGGAAGAATTACACTGGTACTTCAGTCAGTTGCCGTTCAGCCACTCACATATCGCTGGCTCATCATTTGACATTTCCAGTCCACCCTCCATCCACCATGCCATGGATTGTAAGAAGGATGAA GCAATGAATCCTTCAAGACTGAATCCCGATGCACCAGAGTTTGTTCCAAATGCACCGGGGAAGAGTGTGAAATAG